One Pseudomonas sp. FP1742 genomic window carries:
- a CDS encoding YfaP family protein: MRWVISLLITLVCAQVAWAEQPTAELSEPVGGWRYHGLLDRSENPRVAYPTPPIDRGVQRNRTMIEGQLKALGTLRPPHSLAVNGNPLNLYTDDQGRFARPYAFGAGSNSVEVRSSEGKSLKRVQFYEANNLRTPARIRVVLGWDDPKAELDLHIITPDGQHAFWASPAMSNGGGLDPDGVDGPGPEMFTMTAPMHGTYLVYVNYWGNYGSGGYNFDENSNQNEVITSQINLVLNENTVDEKRETFIVPLRAIGDLLLVKTFNY, encoded by the coding sequence ATGCGTTGGGTTATTTCACTGCTGATCACGCTGGTCTGCGCTCAGGTGGCGTGGGCCGAGCAGCCTACGGCCGAGTTGTCGGAACCGGTGGGCGGCTGGCGCTATCACGGTCTGCTGGACCGCAGTGAAAATCCTCGCGTCGCCTACCCCACGCCGCCCATCGACCGGGGTGTGCAGCGCAATCGCACAATGATCGAAGGCCAGCTCAAGGCCCTCGGCACCCTCCGACCACCGCACAGCCTGGCGGTGAACGGCAATCCGCTGAATCTGTACACCGACGATCAAGGGCGTTTTGCCCGGCCCTATGCGTTCGGCGCCGGTTCCAACAGCGTCGAAGTGCGCAGTTCCGAGGGCAAGTCGCTCAAGCGCGTTCAATTCTATGAAGCCAACAACCTGCGCACCCCGGCGCGGATTCGCGTGGTGCTGGGCTGGGACGACCCCAAGGCCGAACTCGACCTGCACATCATTACCCCCGACGGCCAGCACGCGTTCTGGGCCAGTCCGGCGATGAGCAACGGCGGTGGGCTGGACCCGGACGGTGTCGATGGCCCCGGCCCGGAAATGTTCACCATGACCGCGCCGATGCACGGTACCTATCTGGTTTACGTGAACTATTGGGGCAACTACGGCAGCGGCGGCTATAACTTCGATGAGAACAGCAACCAGAACGAGGTGATCACCTCGCAAATCAACCTGGTGCTCAACGAAAACACCGTCGACGAAAAACGCGAGACGTTCATCGTGCCCTTGCGGGCGATCGGCGACCTGCTGCTGGTCAAGACTTTCAACTATTAA
- a CDS encoding exodeoxyribonuclease VII small subunit has product MARKKAALDFEQSLADLQTLVERLENGELSLEDSLTAFEQGIGLTRDCQAALAQAEQKVQVLLERDGELAEEPFDADQPE; this is encoded by the coding sequence ATGGCCCGCAAAAAAGCTGCACTGGATTTCGAACAATCCCTCGCCGACCTGCAAACGCTGGTGGAGCGTCTGGAGAACGGTGAATTGTCGCTGGAAGACTCGCTGACCGCTTTCGAGCAGGGCATCGGGCTGACCCGCGATTGCCAGGCGGCGCTGGCCCAGGCCGAGCAGAAAGTCCAGGTGCTGCTCGAGCGTGATGGCGAGTTGGCCGAGGAACCCTTCGACGCGGATCAGCCAGAATGA
- a CDS encoding Fic family protein, whose protein sequence is MAPHWIWQRPDWPNFNWQAERLTPLLRECVQAQGRLMGMASSVGSSLSAQNELDALLQNIVTSSAIEGEQLNVGSVRSSLARRLGLNLVDGDKVSQRSEGLAQLMLDATQHFAEALTLERLLDWHKWVFPDQDTDFAARPIHVGALRGDEPIQVVSGRLDRPTVHFEAPPRQGLEQQLDTFLKWFEASRNQAGLDPLLRAGIAHFWFVTLHPFDDGNGRLTRTITDLALAQGEAQAIRFYAMSASILEDRSGYYRVLETSQKATLDITDWLEWFLRTLLRSLQQAMNRIELVLAKARFWQAHRESELSVEQIKVLNRLLDGAERGFEEGISAAQYQAVAKVSKATATRHLTELLEKGCLKRLPGGGRSTRYQVSYPDNSTN, encoded by the coding sequence ATGGCACCTCACTGGATCTGGCAACGGCCTGATTGGCCAAATTTCAACTGGCAAGCCGAGCGCCTGACACCGTTATTACGCGAGTGTGTGCAGGCACAAGGTCGGTTGATGGGCATGGCCAGTTCCGTGGGTAGCTCACTAAGCGCGCAGAACGAACTGGATGCGTTATTGCAGAATATCGTGACGTCTTCAGCTATCGAGGGTGAACAGCTTAATGTTGGTTCCGTGCGCTCTTCACTGGCACGACGGTTAGGTTTAAATCTGGTCGACGGCGATAAGGTGAGCCAACGCAGTGAGGGTCTGGCGCAACTAATGCTCGACGCTACGCAGCATTTTGCTGAAGCACTGACGCTTGAGCGACTACTGGATTGGCATAAATGGGTGTTTCCTGATCAGGATACAGACTTCGCCGCCCGGCCAATCCACGTTGGCGCGTTACGCGGCGATGAGCCCATTCAAGTGGTTTCGGGGCGACTCGACAGGCCAACCGTTCACTTCGAAGCGCCGCCTCGCCAAGGCCTTGAGCAGCAACTGGACACATTCCTCAAATGGTTTGAAGCCAGCCGAAATCAAGCCGGCCTCGATCCATTGTTGCGGGCCGGTATCGCACACTTCTGGTTCGTCACTTTGCACCCCTTCGACGATGGCAATGGCCGTCTCACGCGAACCATCACCGACCTGGCGCTGGCCCAGGGTGAGGCTCAGGCTATCCGTTTCTATGCCATGTCAGCGAGCATCCTGGAGGATCGTTCAGGCTATTACCGAGTGCTGGAAACCAGCCAGAAAGCCACGCTGGATATCACCGATTGGCTGGAGTGGTTTCTAAGAACGCTCCTGCGTAGTTTGCAGCAAGCCATGAACCGGATCGAGTTGGTGCTGGCCAAAGCGCGCTTCTGGCAGGCACATCGGGAGTCCGAGCTGTCGGTTGAGCAGATCAAAGTGTTGAATCGTTTACTCGATGGCGCAGAGCGTGGTTTCGAGGAGGGAATCAGCGCAGCTCAATACCAGGCAGTGGCAAAGGTTTCCAAAGCCACCGCGACCCGTCATCTGACCGAACTGCTGGAGAAGGGCTGCCTGAAACGCCTGCCCGGTGGCGGGCGCAGCACTCGCTATCAAGTCAGCTATCCGGATAACTCAACGAACTAA
- a CDS encoding DUF1175 family protein: MAAAGVESPVTALIRGLGLLALLLGTRTFASEAAALDPQQSQVFRAWFVRIAQEQLTQGPSPRWYQQDCAGLVRFAANEALKVHDDKWLRSNGLSNRYLPPELQLSDAQRGLAQQWQQGGGKVGPYVNAIKLIQFNSHLVGRDLAQARPGDLMFFDQGDDQHLMIWMGRFIAYHTGTTTPTDNGMRSASLQQLMTWKDTRWIPDAANPNFIGVYRLNFLSQ, from the coding sequence ATGGCTGCCGCTGGAGTGGAAAGCCCTGTGACCGCACTTATCCGAGGCCTTGGTCTGCTGGCGTTGCTGCTGGGGACGCGCACATTCGCCAGCGAAGCCGCCGCGCTCGACCCGCAGCAATCCCAGGTATTCCGCGCCTGGTTCGTGCGCATCGCCCAGGAACAATTGACCCAAGGCCCGAGCCCGCGCTGGTACCAGCAGGACTGCGCCGGGCTGGTGCGGTTTGCCGCCAACGAAGCGCTGAAAGTCCACGACGACAAATGGCTGCGCAGCAATGGCCTGTCCAACCGCTACCTGCCGCCGGAGTTGCAACTGAGCGATGCCCAACGCGGCCTCGCCCAGCAATGGCAGCAGGGCGGCGGCAAGGTCGGGCCCTACGTCAACGCGATCAAACTGATTCAGTTCAACAGCCATCTGGTCGGCCGTGATCTGGCCCAGGCTCGGCCTGGCGACCTGATGTTTTTCGATCAGGGCGATGACCAGCACCTGATGATCTGGATGGGCCGCTTCATTGCCTATCACACCGGCACCACTACCCCCACCGACAACGGCATGCGCTCCGCAAGCCTGCAGCAACTCATGACATGGAAGGACACCCGATGGATACCCGACGCAGCCAACCCCAACTTCATCGGCGTCTATCGACTGAACTTTCTCTCCCAATGA
- a CDS encoding DUF2138 domain-containing protein, whose translation MSDNTIPPAASPAAAPAAKPPRRWPALVIGLCLVAGVAGGLGWFLNKPKAPPAELASDKLGMSRPDGLLETHSLSQLPKDLLAVPFLKETLTEDFVFYYEAHADRLGLIGSLRRIIYEHDLKLQDSLIEQLFDQPADVALWRGADGRLKDFLLVMDRGGLAKVLEPLAKVALDDSQLSKLSEVKVGADTVTLYQLNYNASKALVFASHGDKLVVLSNPAKLYDPENGALEETGSVSTKAIAALLNGDKLFPEAFGLPPRAPEVKQRLSVNSSVLAMGYQRFIPNFAGLRFDMDDKGWHSFLAMDEVDNQPDFDFKPVWQAMPMGASACVALPLAAEQQKPLLVKLGADEAVAQSLTEHMAGAAGLCWYADSRLYTPLLVASLNDDDGAKLDGDLGNLFSSMVGAYEGNVAEHAFPVVEKQDGKTHQWQRQVSSNFGPYKAKDAEQPDAITGKAFMRVSLARHGSTLLFSLDDKLVDKALGTLDKRFPPLADVLPKDLLMPIYFGPDSMAQLMQQETLDSLPQDMEPVFYNAAQTYLIPKLRTLGGYGKYALTLPKGSEPDGHWQWLPLEWKAL comes from the coding sequence ATGAGTGATAACACGATTCCACCAGCCGCTTCCCCGGCCGCCGCACCCGCTGCCAAACCTCCTCGCCGCTGGCCAGCGCTGGTGATCGGGCTATGCCTGGTGGCCGGCGTGGCAGGCGGGTTGGGGTGGTTCCTGAACAAACCCAAGGCTCCGCCTGCGGAACTGGCCAGTGACAAACTGGGCATGAGCCGGCCGGACGGCTTGCTCGAAACCCATTCCTTGAGTCAGCTGCCCAAGGATCTGCTGGCCGTGCCGTTCCTCAAGGAAACCCTGACCGAAGATTTCGTCTTCTATTACGAAGCTCACGCCGACCGTCTCGGCTTGATCGGCAGCCTGCGGCGGATCATTTACGAGCATGACCTGAAGCTGCAGGACAGCCTGATCGAGCAGCTCTTCGATCAACCGGCGGATGTGGCGCTGTGGCGTGGGGCGGATGGGCGTCTCAAGGATTTCCTGTTGGTGATGGATCGCGGCGGACTGGCCAAGGTGCTGGAGCCGCTGGCGAAAGTGGCGCTGGATGATTCGCAGCTGAGCAAGCTCAGCGAAGTGAAAGTTGGTGCCGACACCGTCACCCTCTATCAGCTCAACTACAACGCCAGCAAGGCGTTGGTGTTCGCCTCCCATGGCGACAAGCTGGTGGTGCTGTCCAATCCGGCCAAACTCTACGATCCGGAAAACGGCGCCTTGGAGGAAACCGGCAGCGTTTCGACCAAGGCGATCGCTGCCTTGCTCAACGGCGACAAACTGTTCCCCGAAGCCTTCGGCCTGCCGCCCCGTGCGCCCGAGGTAAAACAACGCCTTTCGGTCAATTCCAGTGTTTTGGCCATGGGTTACCAGCGCTTCATCCCGAACTTCGCCGGCCTGCGTTTCGACATGGACGACAAGGGCTGGCACAGCTTCCTGGCCATGGACGAAGTGGATAACCAGCCGGATTTCGATTTCAAACCGGTCTGGCAAGCCATGCCCATGGGTGCCAGCGCCTGCGTAGCGTTGCCACTGGCCGCCGAACAACAGAAACCGTTGCTGGTGAAGCTCGGCGCCGACGAAGCCGTGGCCCAGTCCCTCACCGAACACATGGCCGGTGCCGCCGGCCTGTGCTGGTACGCCGACTCGCGGCTGTACACACCGCTGCTGGTGGCCAGCCTGAATGACGATGACGGCGCCAAACTCGACGGCGACCTGGGCAACCTGTTCAGCTCGATGGTCGGTGCTTACGAAGGCAACGTTGCCGAGCACGCGTTCCCGGTGGTCGAGAAACAGGACGGTAAAACCCATCAGTGGCAGCGTCAGGTCAGTTCCAACTTCGGTCCTTATAAGGCCAAGGATGCCGAGCAGCCAGACGCGATCACCGGCAAAGCCTTCATGCGCGTAAGCCTGGCGCGCCACGGTTCGACGCTGCTGTTCTCCCTCGACGACAAACTCGTCGACAAAGCGCTGGGCACCCTCGACAAACGCTTCCCGCCGTTGGCTGACGTGCTGCCCAAAGACCTGCTGATGCCGATCTATTTCGGCCCCGATTCCATGGCGCAACTGATGCAACAGGAAACCCTCGACAGCCTGCCGCAGGACATGGAGCCGGTGTTCTACAACGCCGCGCAAACCTACCTGATCCCGAAACTGCGCACCCTCGGCGGCTACGGCAAATATGCCCTGACCTTGCCCAAAGGCAGCGAGCCCGACGGCCACTGGCAATGGCTGCCGCTGGAGTGGAAAGCCCTGTGA
- a CDS encoding alpha-2-macroglobulin, with protein sequence MLRICSKLPLLLALVLPLSAVNAEDTVEPSGYTPVAGESFFLLADSSFASDEQAVVRLEAPGRDYRRFRMEPYGGADIRVYRIDKPLDFLKRQKNLHRVVSDGQFKGEGLSNTLAYLWDNWYRKSRRVMQRAFSYESRKQVTEEVPELKMGTAIAAPTPYDAQPQFALIPGLPVVSQFRYPLWQAKPIQPPEGVKLVGSSSEFVSVSPGNVYIPLGNLKPGLYLVEALIGKYRATTMVFVSNTVAVSKIAGDELLVWAARKHEGSSVPKVNVLWTDGLGVMSSGATDADGLLRLKHVSPERSFVIGEDEEGGVFVSENFYYDSEIYDTKLYAFTDRPLYRPGDWVSLKIVGREFKNARDSVAPTAADVNVTVLDATGTALQSLALKLDSKAGTQGRFQLPDNAVAGGYELRFSYKDQAYSSAFRVAEYIKPHFEISLNLAKQDYRTGEPVKGSLVLLYPDGKPVADAKVSLSLRAQQLSMVDNELQYLGQFPVELTSAELTTDAKGNATLDLPAAEKPSRYMLTVFASDGAAYRVKTTKEILIDRGAASFRLSAPQRFSAVGSKVAFSYANEGGSEQSKAVNPSSYSWVRLEDQTTGEGKLAAKDKGFSLAFDRPGTYNLTLKDDHGRVLGATGHSVTGDGVKAVPGTVEIVLDKPEYKAGDEALALITFPEPVSDALLSLERDKVEATALLSKGGDWLKMEKLSDTQYRARIAVKDNFAPNLTFSVLYTKGGQYSFQNAGIKVVAPQIDVAITTDKEAYQPGDTVSVDLTTQFAGKPIPAHLTVSVVDEMIYALQPEVAPTIDQFFYHPRRNNVRTSASLSFISYDVALPGSPGAPGKANRSERGVKVLERPRREDVDTAAWQPELITDANGKTRFTFKMPDSLTRWRITARAIADDGQVGQKKQFVRSEKPLYLKWSGPTKFRSGDKPDLGVFAFSQAEKPVKAELVIHYAGAEQRVPVTLNNGINYIPLPAFTLANGDWTAELVQDGKTADALAVRLTATGEGWQVTQSQSLDAVSGDTPLTLPTDATDIRLRLDDSPQAVFRSALDDLLSYPYGGVEQTASRLLPLSIAYPTLSSNPQIRDRLRLIMQNSRLRLVQMAGPSASFTWWGFDGEPDAFLTAYAYYADWHASKALELTLPPEHWQRVLEVYAKQAQNTPLLQRALILSFAKQMQLPVNTLLSGLMDDLAKAGEGKAASVMDDGAESLVMNDPDSALGLASARVLTASLARQAKVNLPPAFSRQVDAAQQQVAASAQPFVEALNLSLQAFDQAHAQALLQRLLPQQSTLERALALTWLQRSIEQASPTIALAPGEGWKKRYSDTGEMYWTWQGSSPVPAALSLTGTQERPLRAMLSFQTKQPAIEPMPVTITRRLSRLVPGDEAFEFKLEAVGTKPLSSDSLYLDEVIITSKAAKPLRYGMLEVPLPPGADVERTTWGIKLMGKAGTEPTSLEKARFEPGQMAYAVPVDALSGELRLRHLVRFSQKGQFNLPPVRFTQVYAPQHQAQEQKPALGQVTVN encoded by the coding sequence ATGTTGCGCATTTGCTCAAAACTGCCTCTTTTGCTTGCGTTGGTTCTGCCTCTGTCGGCGGTCAACGCCGAAGACACCGTCGAGCCGAGCGGCTACACGCCGGTGGCCGGTGAGAGCTTTTTTCTCCTGGCCGACAGCAGTTTCGCCAGCGATGAACAGGCGGTGGTACGCCTCGAAGCGCCGGGTCGTGACTATCGCCGGTTTCGCATGGAGCCTTACGGCGGTGCGGACATTCGGGTGTATCGCATCGACAAGCCGCTGGATTTCCTCAAGCGCCAGAAGAACCTGCACCGCGTGGTCAGCGACGGCCAGTTCAAGGGCGAAGGCCTGTCGAACACCCTCGCGTACCTGTGGGACAACTGGTACCGCAAATCCCGTCGAGTGATGCAGCGGGCGTTTTCCTACGAGTCGCGCAAGCAAGTCACCGAGGAAGTGCCGGAACTGAAGATGGGCACCGCCATCGCCGCGCCAACGCCTTACGACGCTCAGCCACAATTCGCGTTGATTCCGGGTCTGCCGGTGGTCAGCCAATTCCGTTATCCGCTGTGGCAAGCCAAACCGATCCAGCCGCCTGAAGGCGTGAAACTGGTCGGTTCTTCCAGCGAGTTCGTCAGTGTCTCGCCGGGCAACGTGTACATCCCGTTGGGCAACCTGAAGCCGGGCCTGTACCTGGTGGAAGCGCTGATCGGCAAGTACCGCGCGACCACCATGGTGTTCGTTTCCAACACCGTGGCCGTGAGCAAGATTGCCGGTGATGAATTGCTGGTGTGGGCTGCGCGCAAACACGAAGGCAGTTCGGTGCCGAAGGTCAATGTGCTGTGGACCGATGGCCTGGGCGTGATGAGCAGTGGCGCCACCGATGCCGATGGTTTGCTGCGCCTGAAACACGTCAGCCCCGAGCGTTCGTTCGTGATCGGCGAAGACGAAGAGGGCGGGGTGTTCGTCTCCGAGAACTTCTATTACGACAGCGAAATCTACGACACCAAACTCTATGCCTTCACCGACCGACCGCTGTACCGGCCGGGTGATTGGGTGTCGTTGAAAATCGTCGGCCGCGAGTTCAAGAATGCCCGGGATTCCGTGGCACCGACTGCTGCCGATGTCAATGTGACGGTGCTCGATGCCACCGGCACGGCGTTGCAATCGTTGGCGTTGAAGCTCGATTCCAAGGCCGGTACTCAGGGCCGTTTCCAGTTGCCGGACAATGCGGTGGCAGGTGGTTATGAGCTGCGTTTCAGCTACAAGGATCAGGCCTACAGCAGTGCCTTCCGCGTGGCTGAGTACATCAAGCCGCACTTCGAGATTTCTCTGAACCTGGCCAAGCAGGATTACCGCACCGGCGAACCGGTCAAGGGCAGTCTGGTGTTGTTGTACCCGGACGGTAAACCAGTGGCCGACGCCAAGGTGAGCCTGAGCCTGCGCGCCCAGCAGTTGTCGATGGTCGATAACGAACTGCAATACCTGGGGCAATTCCCGGTGGAGCTGACCAGTGCCGAACTGACCACCGATGCCAAGGGCAACGCGACGCTTGACCTGCCCGCCGCCGAGAAACCGAGCCGCTACATGCTCACCGTATTCGCCAGCGATGGTGCGGCGTATCGGGTCAAGACTACCAAGGAAATCCTCATCGACCGGGGCGCCGCCAGTTTCCGCCTGAGCGCGCCGCAACGGTTCAGCGCGGTGGGCAGCAAGGTTGCCTTCAGCTATGCCAACGAAGGTGGCAGCGAGCAAAGCAAAGCGGTCAACCCGAGCAGCTACAGCTGGGTGCGACTCGAAGACCAGACCACTGGCGAAGGCAAACTTGCCGCCAAGGACAAAGGCTTCAGCCTGGCCTTCGACCGTCCGGGTACTTACAACCTGACGCTGAAGGATGATCACGGCCGCGTGCTTGGCGCGACCGGCCATTCGGTCACGGGTGATGGCGTCAAAGCGGTGCCCGGCACCGTGGAAATCGTCCTCGACAAACCCGAGTACAAGGCTGGTGACGAAGCCCTCGCGTTGATCACTTTCCCCGAGCCGGTCAGCGATGCGTTGTTGTCGCTCGAGCGCGACAAGGTCGAGGCCACGGCGTTGCTGTCCAAGGGTGGCGACTGGCTGAAGATGGAAAAACTCAGCGACACCCAATACCGCGCGCGCATCGCGGTGAAAGACAACTTCGCGCCGAACCTGACGTTCTCCGTGCTCTACACCAAGGGCGGTCAGTACAGCTTCCAGAACGCCGGTATCAAGGTGGTCGCGCCACAGATCGATGTGGCGATCACTACCGACAAAGAGGCGTATCAACCCGGCGATACCGTGTCCGTGGACCTCACCACCCAGTTCGCCGGCAAGCCGATTCCGGCGCACCTGACGGTCAGCGTGGTCGACGAAATGATCTACGCGTTGCAACCGGAAGTCGCGCCGACCATCGACCAGTTCTTCTATCACCCACGCCGTAACAACGTGCGCACCAGCGCCAGTCTGTCGTTCATCAGCTACGACGTGGCACTGCCGGGCAGTCCTGGCGCGCCGGGTAAAGCCAACCGCAGCGAGCGCGGGGTGAAAGTGCTGGAGCGGCCGCGTCGTGAGGACGTCGACACCGCCGCGTGGCAGCCGGAATTGATCACCGACGCCAACGGCAAAACCCGCTTCACCTTCAAGATGCCGGACTCCCTGACCCGCTGGCGCATTACCGCCCGGGCCATCGCCGATGACGGCCAGGTCGGGCAGAAGAAGCAATTCGTGCGCTCGGAAAAACCGCTGTACCTGAAGTGGAGCGGCCCGACCAAATTCCGCAGCGGCGACAAACCGGATCTTGGCGTATTCGCTTTCAGTCAGGCCGAGAAACCGGTCAAGGCTGAGCTGGTGATTCATTACGCCGGTGCCGAGCAACGTGTGCCGGTCACTTTGAACAACGGCATCAACTACATCCCGTTGCCGGCGTTCACATTGGCCAATGGCGATTGGACCGCCGAGCTGGTGCAGGACGGCAAAACCGCCGACGCACTGGCTGTGCGCCTGACCGCGACTGGCGAAGGCTGGCAGGTGACCCAGAGCCAAAGCCTGGACGCGGTCAGCGGCGACACGCCGTTGACCCTGCCGACGGATGCCACGGATATTCGCCTGCGTCTGGATGACAGCCCGCAAGCGGTGTTCCGCTCGGCCCTCGATGATCTGCTGAGCTATCCGTACGGCGGCGTCGAACAAACCGCCAGTCGTTTGCTGCCGCTGAGCATCGCCTATCCAACGCTGTCGTCGAATCCACAGATCCGCGATCGCTTGCGTTTGATCATGCAGAACAGCCGTCTGCGGCTGGTGCAAATGGCCGGGCCATCGGCGAGCTTCACCTGGTGGGGCTTTGACGGCGAGCCGGATGCGTTCCTCACCGCCTATGCGTACTACGCCGACTGGCACGCCAGCAAGGCGCTGGAACTGACTTTGCCGCCGGAGCATTGGCAGCGGGTGCTGGAGGTGTACGCGAAACAGGCACAGAACACGCCGCTGTTGCAGCGTGCGTTGATTCTGTCGTTTGCCAAACAGATGCAATTGCCGGTGAACACGTTGCTCAGCGGTTTGATGGATGATCTGGCGAAAGCCGGCGAGGGCAAAGCGGCGAGCGTCATGGACGATGGCGCAGAGAGCCTGGTCATGAACGATCCGGATTCGGCCTTGGGGCTGGCCAGTGCTCGGGTGCTGACCGCGTCTTTGGCGCGTCAGGCCAAGGTCAATCTGCCGCCGGCGTTCAGTCGCCAAGTGGACGCGGCGCAACAACAAGTGGCCGCCAGCGCCCAACCGTTTGTCGAAGCCCTGAACCTGTCGCTGCAAGCCTTCGATCAGGCCCACGCGCAAGCGTTGTTGCAACGTCTGTTGCCACAGCAATCGACCCTGGAACGCGCGTTGGCGCTGACCTGGTTGCAACGCAGCATCGAGCAGGCCTCTCCGACCATCGCACTGGCACCGGGTGAGGGCTGGAAGAAACGTTACAGTGATACCGGTGAGATGTATTGGACGTGGCAGGGCTCCTCGCCAGTGCCAGCGGCGTTGTCGCTGACCGGGACGCAAGAGCGCCCGCTACGCGCCATGTTGAGCTTCCAGACCAAACAACCGGCAATCGAACCGATGCCTGTGACCATCACCCGTCGCCTGTCGCGTCTGGTGCCGGGTGATGAAGCGTTCGAATTCAAACTCGAAGCGGTTGGCACCAAGCCATTGTCCAGCGACAGCCTGTACCTGGACGAAGTGATCATTACCAGCAAAGCGGCGAAACCGCTGCGCTACGGCATGCTCGAAGTGCCGCTGCCACCGGGTGCGGACGTCGAGCGCACCACGTGGGGCATCAAGCTGATGGGCAAGGCCGGCACCGAGCCGACCTCGCTGGAGAAGGCCCGTTTCGAGCCGGGGCAAATGGCCTATGCGGTGCCAGTGGATGCGCTGAGCGGCGAGTTGCGCCTGCGTCATCTGGTGCGCTTCTCGCAAAAAGGCCAGTTCAACCTGCCGCCGGTGCGTTTCACGCAGGTCTACGCGCCACAGCATCAGGCTCAGGAACAGAAACCGGCACTCGGTCAGGTCACGGTCAACTGA